CCGGGGTGTACGTGAATGAACCATTGCACTTTTCAGACGTATGCAAGGGTCCATTGACGAGGAACGGGGGCCCAGCAACGACAACAGCGGCCCACTTCCGGAGGAGTGGGCCGCTGTCGTTGTCGGAGATCTAGTCTTCGCCGACTGCCTTGAAGGCCTCGTCAATGATTTCGAGTTGCTCGACGGCGTGTACCTTGCTCGAGCCCGACGACGGTGCGGACATTGCGCGACGGGAGATGCGCTTGATGCCGACCAGCTTCTCGGGCATGAGCTCGGGCAGTGCGAGACCGAAGAACGGCCATGCACCCTGGTTCGCAGGCTCTTCCTGAACCCAACGGAATTCCGTTGCGTTCGGGTAGCTTTCGAGCGCTTCTCGGATCCGACGGACCGGCACGGGGTACAGCTGCTCGACGCGGACGATCGCGACGTCTTCGCGGTTGTCCTTCTGCTTACGAGCGAGGAGCTCGTAGTAGAGCTTGCCGCTGACCATCAGCACTCGCTTGACCGCGCTGCGATCGCCGGTGCCGGTGTCGTAGGTGGGCTCGTCGAACACCGAGTGGAACTTGCCGTCGGTGAAGTCCTCGATGTTGCTCACTGCTGCCTTGTTGCGCAGCATCGACTTCGGGGTGAAGACGATCAGCGGGCGACGAATGCCGTCACGCGCGTGCCTGCGCAGCAGGTGGAAGTAGTTCGCGGGGGTCGAGGGGAGTGCGACGGTCATCGAGCCCTCGGCGCACAGCGTCAGGAAGCGTTCGATGCGTCCGGACGTGTGGTCGGGACCCTGGCCCTCGTGGCCGTGCGGCAGCAGCAGCACGACGTCGGAGAGCTGACCCCACTTGGCTTCACCGGAGGAGATGAACTCGTCGATGATGGACTGAGCGCCGTTGACGAAGTCGCCGAACTGCGCTTCCCACATCACCAGTGCGTCCGGGTTGCCCACGGAGTAGCCGTACTCGAAGCCGACGGCGGCGAATTCGCTCAACGCGGAGTCGTAGACCATGAACTTGCCGGGGTTGTCGCTGCCGATGTTCTGCAGCGGGGTGTACTCGGCACCGGTCTTGCGGTCGATGATCACCGAGTGCCGCTGGGTGAACGTGCCGCGGCGGGTGTCCTGGCCGGAGAAGCGAATATTGCGTCCCTCGTCCACCAGCGATCCGAGTGCCAACAGCTCGCCGAAGGCCCAGTCGACCTTGCCCTCGTGCGCCATCTCGCGACGCTTTTCGAGTACCGGCTTGACGCGCGGGTGCACGTTGAACCCGTCCGGTACGTCGAGGTGGGCATCGCCGATGCGGTGCAGCACGGCCTTGTCGACGGCCGTGGTGAGCTTGGCCGGCAACTGCTGATCGAGTTCGACCGACTCGCTGGGCTCGGGGGTGTACTTCTCGAGTTCGCGTACCTCGTTGAAGACGCGTTCGAGCTGACCCTGGTAATCGCGGAGTGCGTCCTCGGCTTCCTTGAGCGAGATGTCTCCACGGCCGATGAGCGATTCGGTGTAGCTCTTGCGGACGCTGCGCTTGGTGTCGATCACGTCGTACATCGCCGGCTGGGTCATCGAGGGGTCGTCGCCCTCGTTGTGACCGCGACGGCGGTAGCAGATCATGTCGATGACGACGTCCTTGTGGAACTTCTGACGGAAGTCCACCGCCAGCTGAGCGACCCAGGCACAGGCCTCGGGGTCGTCGCCGTTGACGTGGAAGATCGGCGCAGCGATCATCTTGGCCACGTCGGTGCAGTACTCGGACGAACGCGAGAACTCCGGCGACGTGGTGAAGCCGACCTGGTTGTTGACGACGATGTGCACTGTTCCACCGGTGCGGTAGCCCCGCAGATCGGACAGGTTCAGTGTTTCGGCGACGACGCCCTGGCCGGCGAAGGCAGCATCTCCGTGCAGCATCAGCGGCAGGACGGAGTAGCCACCCTGGCCGGTGCCCTTGTCCAGCAGGTCCTGCTTGGCGCGGACGAGGCCTTCGAGAACAGGGTCGACGGCTTCGAGGTGCGACGGGTTCGCGGTGAGCGAGACCTTGATGTCGTTGTCCCCGAACATCTGGATGTACGTGCCCTCGGCACCGAGGTGGTACTTCACGTCGCCGGAGCCGTGTGCGGCGGCCGGGTTCATGTTGCCCTCGAACTCGGTGAAGATCTTCGAGTAGGGCTTGCCGACGATGTTGGCGAGCACGTTCAGCCGGCCGCGGTGCGGCATGCCGATGACGACCTCGTCGAGGGCATATTCCGCGCTCTGGTCGATGACGGAGTCCATCATCGGAATAACCGCTTCCGCGCCTTCGAGCGAGAAGCGCTTCTGCCCGAC
The nucleotide sequence above comes from Rhodococcoides fascians A25f. Encoded proteins:
- a CDS encoding multifunctional oxoglutarate decarboxylase/oxoglutarate dehydrogenase thiamine pyrophosphate-binding subunit/dihydrolipoyllysine-residue succinyltransferase subunit, whose product is MSSSSTTQFGQNQWLVDEMYQRFKQDPSSVDASWHEFLTGYDPEAVTDETAGSSNGASGNGNGAASNGSSAKSAPPAAPAPPAKPAASAPQKDSAPKADAPKAAATKAAPKAAAPKAEPAKPAAAAKPAEKKVAPAKSAPAAAEFGEESSKILRGAAAAVAKNMSASLQIPTATSVRAIPAKLMVDNRLVINNHLARTRGGKISFTHLLGYAIVQAVKAFPNMNRHFAEVDGKPNAVTPAAINLGLAIDLPGKDGNRSLVVAAIKNTQDFTFTQFYNAYEDIVRRARDGKLTGEDFQGVTISLTNPGGIGTVHSVPRLMNGQGAIIGAGAMEYPAEFQGASDERLAEFGVGKLMTLTSTYDHRIIQGAESGDFLKTIHNLLISDEFYDELFHSLKIPYEPIRWRKDLPEGTVDKNTRVLELIAAYRNRGHLMADTDPLQFTKDKFRMHPDLDVISHDLTLWDLDREFKVGGFHGRDKMKLRDVLSVLRDSYCRHVGVEYTHILETEQVSWLQERVEAKHVKPTVAQQKYILSKLNAAEAFETFLQTKYVGQKRFSLEGAEAVIPMMDSVIDQSAEYALDEVVIGMPHRGRLNVLANIVGKPYSKIFTEFEGNMNPAAAHGSGDVKYHLGAEGTYIQMFGDNDIKVSLTANPSHLEAVDPVLEGLVRAKQDLLDKGTGQGGYSVLPLMLHGDAAFAGQGVVAETLNLSDLRGYRTGGTVHIVVNNQVGFTTSPEFSRSSEYCTDVAKMIAAPIFHVNGDDPEACAWVAQLAVDFRQKFHKDVVIDMICYRRRGHNEGDDPSMTQPAMYDVIDTKRSVRKSYTESLIGRGDISLKEAEDALRDYQGQLERVFNEVRELEKYTPEPSESVELDQQLPAKLTTAVDKAVLHRIGDAHLDVPDGFNVHPRVKPVLEKRREMAHEGKVDWAFGELLALGSLVDEGRNIRFSGQDTRRGTFTQRHSVIIDRKTGAEYTPLQNIGSDNPGKFMVYDSALSEFAAVGFEYGYSVGNPDALVMWEAQFGDFVNGAQSIIDEFISSGEAKWGQLSDVVLLLPHGHEGQGPDHTSGRIERFLTLCAEGSMTVALPSTPANYFHLLRRHARDGIRRPLIVFTPKSMLRNKAAVSNIEDFTDGKFHSVFDEPTYDTGTGDRSAVKRVLMVSGKLYYELLARKQKDNREDVAIVRVEQLYPVPVRRIREALESYPNATEFRWVQEEPANQGAWPFFGLALPELMPEKLVGIKRISRRAMSAPSSGSSKVHAVEQLEIIDEAFKAVGED